The Nonlabens spongiae genome contains a region encoding:
- the purB gene encoding adenylosuccinate lyase, translating into MPSTLQAISPIDGRYRNKVDTLANYFSEFALIKYRVLVEVEYFLALSESGIEQLQPLSEQQQRIFRDLYKDFTEIDAQRIKDIEKVTNHDVKAVEYFIKEKIDALDLDVNKEFIHFGLTSQDINNTAIPLSLKEALSEVYIPELEKLIAQIEDLANDWKDIPMLARTHGQPASPTRLGKEFQVFVTRLKKQLEVLKRVDHSAKFGGATGNYNAHHVAYPAIDWKAFGTRFVEEKLGLNHSFPTTQIEHYDDMASLFDALKRINTIIIDLDRDIWTYISMDYFKQKIKKGEIGSSAMPHKVNPIDFENSEGNLGIANALLEHLSAKLPVSRLQRDLTDSTVLRNVGMPLAHGLIAFKATQNGLSKLLLNESKLQEDLENNWAVVAEAIQTILRREAYPNPYEALKELTRKNTKITQPSIADFIDTLEVSDDLKKQMKAITPSNFTGI; encoded by the coding sequence ATGCCCAGTACTTTACAAGCCATATCTCCCATAGACGGCAGATACAGAAACAAAGTAGATACACTTGCAAATTACTTCTCCGAGTTTGCCTTAATAAAGTACCGTGTACTGGTTGAAGTGGAGTACTTTCTAGCCTTGAGCGAAAGCGGTATTGAGCAGCTACAACCACTCTCTGAACAACAGCAGCGAATTTTTAGAGATTTATACAAGGATTTCACCGAGATTGATGCCCAGCGTATCAAAGATATTGAGAAAGTCACCAATCATGATGTAAAGGCTGTAGAGTATTTTATCAAGGAAAAGATTGATGCCTTAGATTTAGATGTAAATAAAGAATTCATCCATTTTGGTCTCACTTCGCAGGACATCAATAACACGGCGATCCCGCTTTCCCTAAAAGAAGCGTTGAGCGAAGTGTACATTCCAGAACTAGAGAAGCTTATTGCTCAAATTGAGGATTTGGCAAATGACTGGAAAGACATCCCCATGCTGGCACGCACCCATGGGCAACCTGCCTCTCCTACCCGATTGGGAAAGGAATTTCAGGTGTTCGTCACCCGACTGAAAAAACAGCTTGAAGTTTTAAAACGGGTTGATCACTCAGCTAAATTTGGTGGAGCAACGGGTAATTACAACGCGCATCACGTGGCCTATCCAGCAATCGACTGGAAAGCTTTTGGGACGCGCTTTGTGGAAGAGAAACTAGGACTCAATCACAGTTTTCCCACCACTCAAATTGAACACTATGATGATATGGCGTCGCTTTTTGATGCACTTAAAAGAATCAACACCATCATCATAGATCTGGATCGAGACATTTGGACTTATATTTCCATGGATTATTTCAAGCAAAAAATCAAAAAAGGAGAAATCGGTTCCAGCGCGATGCCGCACAAGGTCAACCCCATTGACTTTGAAAATTCTGAAGGGAATCTCGGGATTGCCAATGCCTTGCTCGAACACCTTTCTGCAAAGCTCCCAGTATCACGATTGCAAAGAGACCTGACAGATTCAACTGTGTTGCGCAACGTGGGCATGCCGTTAGCTCATGGACTGATCGCCTTCAAAGCGACTCAAAACGGACTTTCAAAGCTATTATTAAATGAGAGCAAACTTCAGGAAGATCTAGAAAACAACTGGGCGGTAGTAGCCGAAGCCATTCAAACCATTTTGCGACGTGAAGCTTATCCTAATCCTTATGAAGCACTCAAAGAGCTTACACGCAAAAACACAAAAATCACTCAGCCCAGTATCGCAGATTTCATAGATACATTAGAAGTTTCTGATGATTTGAAAAAACAAATGAAAGCGATCACTCCCTCAAATTTCACGGGTATCTGA